The Pseudoalteromonas sp. DL-6 genome has a window encoding:
- a CDS encoding acyl-CoA dehydrogenase: MSLRTKLKKVLPSISVTEQEALDAGDVWLEGSIYQGKPDFSALRDVPAAKLTADEQAFLDGPVQELLSMIDDSVIQNGIHLPNDILEFLKKERFFSLIIPKSFGGLEFSPYANSTIVGTIATKSSAVAVTVMVPNSLGPGELLLHFGTDEQQAHYLPRLANGTDIPCFALTSPEAGSDAGGIPDVGTVTKGMYNGEEVLGLEITWDKRYITLAPIATVLGLAFKVVDPDGLLGGKENLGITCALIPKEHPGVELGNRHDPMGIRFYNGTTRGNKVFVPMDFVIGGQKNIGRGWQMLVSCLGAGRGISLPALGVSTAQVALKSASEYAAVREQFGLSIGQFEGIQEKLADIAGKTYLQEAMRVLTTEGLGMGLKPSVVTAIAKYHMTELGRDVLDSAMDIQAGKAIQNGPQNTLASGYVAQPIAITVEGANILTRNLMIFGQGVMRCHPYLQSMVESIHSDDKNADAEFNGILRKTIGYSTANSLRAFRLGVLPFTASANSALPEVRDYEKAVQKLSAKLAVYADFSLLVLGGKLKQAEMLSARLGDVMSFLYAAMASIKYYEQKVASSEREQAAPYFHYATRFALQSAEEALHKFLDNFPASGTRKFIRFITMNYSTKMPKISDDLIRELAKQAQLDTAFKAQITHLVKPIEGDGHHINEQAYKAKMASLELLAKVKKALRAKTFKPGTRFSITLENALAAKVINDAEFVQLSDYNKKREKAIRVDEFDFDMNILDDNAQPVNPLKSVVNQ, translated from the coding sequence ATGAGTTTACGTACAAAATTAAAAAAAGTATTACCAAGTATTTCAGTTACTGAGCAAGAAGCGCTAGACGCTGGCGATGTATGGCTAGAAGGGTCTATCTACCAAGGTAAACCAGATTTTAGCGCGCTACGCGATGTACCCGCGGCAAAATTAACCGCAGACGAGCAAGCGTTTCTAGACGGCCCAGTACAAGAACTACTAAGCATGATTGATGATTCAGTCATTCAAAATGGTATTCATTTACCAAACGACATTTTAGAGTTTTTGAAAAAAGAGCGTTTCTTCTCGCTGATTATCCCTAAATCGTTTGGCGGTTTAGAGTTCAGCCCATACGCCAATTCAACTATTGTAGGTACTATTGCAACCAAAAGTTCAGCGGTTGCGGTAACTGTAATGGTACCAAACTCGTTAGGCCCAGGTGAGTTATTACTTCACTTCGGTACAGATGAGCAACAAGCACATTATTTACCACGTTTAGCAAATGGTACAGACATTCCATGTTTTGCATTAACCAGCCCAGAAGCAGGTTCTGATGCAGGCGGTATTCCTGATGTAGGTACTGTTACTAAAGGCATGTACAATGGCGAAGAAGTACTTGGCTTAGAAATTACATGGGACAAACGCTACATTACACTCGCGCCAATTGCTACTGTACTTGGTTTAGCGTTTAAAGTAGTTGACCCTGATGGTTTACTAGGTGGTAAAGAAAACCTAGGTATTACCTGTGCCCTTATTCCAAAAGAGCACCCAGGCGTAGAGCTTGGTAATCGCCATGATCCTATGGGTATCCGTTTTTACAACGGTACTACACGTGGTAACAAAGTATTTGTACCAATGGATTTTGTTATCGGTGGTCAGAAAAACATCGGTCGCGGTTGGCAAATGCTAGTTAGCTGTTTAGGCGCAGGTCGTGGTATTTCATTACCAGCGTTAGGTGTAAGTACAGCGCAAGTGGCGTTAAAGTCAGCTTCTGAATATGCAGCCGTGCGTGAACAGTTTGGTTTATCAATTGGCCAATTTGAAGGTATTCAAGAAAAGCTAGCTGACATTGCAGGGAAAACATACCTACAAGAAGCAATGCGAGTATTAACAACTGAAGGTTTAGGCATGGGCTTAAAACCATCGGTAGTAACTGCAATCGCTAAATACCATATGACAGAGCTTGGCCGTGATGTGCTTGACTCAGCAATGGATATTCAAGCGGGTAAAGCAATTCAGAATGGCCCTCAAAACACGCTTGCTAGCGGTTATGTGGCGCAGCCAATTGCCATTACGGTAGAGGGCGCGAACATTCTTACTCGTAACCTGATGATCTTTGGTCAAGGTGTTATGCGTTGTCACCCATACCTACAGTCTATGGTTGAGTCTATCCACAGCGATGACAAAAACGCAGACGCAGAATTTAACGGTATTTTACGTAAAACAATTGGCTACAGCACAGCAAACAGCTTACGTGCATTCCGCTTAGGTGTGCTACCGTTTACCGCGAGTGCAAACTCAGCATTACCAGAAGTACGTGACTACGAAAAAGCAGTGCAAAAACTATCAGCTAAATTAGCTGTATATGCTGACTTCTCGTTACTAGTACTTGGCGGTAAATTAAAGCAAGCTGAAATGCTTTCAGCACGTTTAGGCGATGTAATGAGCTTCTTGTATGCAGCTATGGCATCTATTAAGTATTACGAGCAAAAAGTAGCAAGCAGCGAGCGTGAGCAAGCGGCTCCTTACTTCCATTATGCGACTCGTTTTGCACTACAAAGTGCAGAAGAAGCATTGCACAAGTTCTTAGACAACTTCCCTGCAAGTGGTACTCGTAAGTTCATTCGTTTCATTACTATGAACTACTCAACTAAAATGCCAAAAATCAGCGATGATTTAATCCGTGAACTAGCAAAACAAGCTCAGCTTGATACGGCATTTAAAGCGCAAATCACGCATTTAGTTAAGCCAATTGAAGGTGATGGTCATCACATCAACGAACAAGCTTACAAAGCTAAAATGGCATCATTAGAGCTGTTAGCAAAAGTGAAAAAAGCGCTACGTGCTAAAACCTTCAAGCCGGGCACGCGTTTTTCAATCACACTTGAAAATGCACTTGCTGCAAAAGTAATTAACGACGCTGAATTTGTTCAGTTAAGTGATTACAACAAAAAGCGTGAAAAAGCGATTCGTGTTGATGAGTTCGACTTCGATATGAACATCCTAGACGACAACGCACAGCCAGTTAATCCGCTTAAAAGCGTGGTTAACCAATAA
- a CDS encoding zinc-binding dehydrogenase, with the protein MPNTVVTNPDTIPSSMQAIALIEPNEDINLTDIQLPVPQCTGNELLVKVEYVGLNPVDAQFAKSGFCLWQYPHVLGLDAVGVVVKAGKGVFPGVGERVMWHASIGEQGVLSEYAKVPNYAVSIIPKQLASDKAATLPCAGMAALISLDKLAVTEGDTLFVEGGAGAVGQFAIQFAKQRGADVFTTASKRNHKLVKQLGADVVFDYNDKTLCDKIRRELGPQGFDAIIDIMGGESTIQNIELMRFCGRIACLNPLPKFEQQLMFRRAPNISIVSLGGAWLANSLCAQQRMSFMGNLLLETVSNGDIKHPEILAVDFNAQAVSSALNNQLAGGFTGKQVVKVS; encoded by the coding sequence ATGCCTAATACTGTAGTTACAAACCCAGATACTATTCCTTCATCTATGCAGGCTATTGCCTTAATAGAGCCTAATGAGGATATTAACTTAACGGATATTCAATTACCTGTGCCTCAATGCACAGGTAATGAGCTGTTAGTAAAAGTGGAGTATGTTGGTTTAAATCCGGTGGATGCGCAATTTGCTAAATCTGGCTTTTGTTTATGGCAATATCCGCATGTTTTAGGCTTAGATGCAGTGGGTGTAGTGGTTAAAGCGGGTAAAGGTGTATTTCCTGGTGTGGGTGAGCGTGTAATGTGGCATGCCAGTATTGGTGAGCAAGGGGTGTTGAGCGAATACGCAAAAGTACCTAATTATGCGGTGTCTATCATTCCCAAGCAATTAGCCAGTGACAAGGCTGCTACTTTGCCCTGCGCCGGAATGGCAGCGCTTATCAGCTTAGATAAATTAGCCGTAACTGAAGGCGATACCCTCTTTGTTGAAGGGGGCGCAGGTGCTGTAGGTCAATTTGCTATTCAATTTGCAAAGCAGCGTGGTGCCGATGTATTTACAACTGCCTCCAAGCGTAACCACAAATTGGTTAAGCAGCTAGGGGCTGATGTAGTTTTTGATTACAACGACAAAACCTTGTGTGACAAAATTCGCCGAGAGTTAGGACCACAAGGATTTGATGCCATTATTGATATTATGGGCGGGGAATCGACCATTCAAAACATCGAACTAATGCGTTTTTGTGGCCGTATTGCTTGTTTAAATCCACTGCCTAAGTTTGAACAGCAGTTAATGTTTAGGCGTGCGCCCAATATTAGTATTGTCTCTTTAGGCGGAGCGTGGTTAGCCAACAGCTTATGTGCGCAGCAGCGTATGAGTTTTATGGGGAATTTATTGCTTGAAACAGTCTCTAATGGCGATATAAAACACCCTGAAATTCTAGCTGTTGATTTTAACGCGCAGGCCGTATCTAGCGCCTTAAACAACCAGTTAGCAGGTGGTTTTACTGGTAAACAGGTGGTTAAAGTAAGCTAA
- a CDS encoding TolC family protein, which yields MTKLHLNKFKMPAFLGSVLAIAVLSGCASKIDTAVEQQQVNEFVAQAISAEQYVGEDERNWWHKLGSAQLNQLVSKALANNYDLQTSQLVLKSALARIGEQQAQYLPQGGVAVGAKRSGLGDTNSRQSSANVALDWQLDLFGRITALVDAANSQAMSQAEQVRLLQIEVVSSVVKGFASYQGNLQKQQIIEMQIEALEQSIQVLQAQVDEGVANELDLNRTMAQLRQQQALIPAIEYAKFRDLSTLAVLSAQPTQLLSIDDERAILSKAFQVSLAKPNQAIALRPDISRALYDFSQANSLSVAASKALLPDISLSSFAGVLSLGSNGFSDTQQQWQVAPQVQWSLLSYPALLAQRDAQQFLSQAAYTDYQQVVLKAINESELSLQYLVNQAQQSRFAEQRYQFANKAFLQAQAMYEEGQIPYLELLDARQDVLIAQENAVDSTISSLLAKVNAYQSFNGRWSYALSNTN from the coding sequence ATGACTAAATTACATTTAAACAAATTTAAAATGCCGGCATTTTTAGGCTCAGTGTTAGCAATTGCAGTGTTATCTGGCTGTGCGAGCAAAATAGATACAGCAGTTGAGCAACAACAAGTAAACGAGTTTGTTGCCCAAGCAATATCGGCAGAGCAGTATGTTGGTGAAGATGAGCGAAATTGGTGGCACAAGCTAGGTTCAGCACAATTAAACCAGCTGGTTAGCAAGGCTTTGGCTAATAACTACGACTTACAAACGAGTCAGCTGGTGCTCAAAAGTGCGTTGGCACGTATTGGCGAACAACAAGCACAATACTTACCGCAAGGCGGTGTTGCGGTTGGAGCTAAGCGAAGTGGATTAGGCGATACCAATAGCCGACAATCAAGTGCGAATGTAGCACTTGATTGGCAGCTCGATTTATTTGGCCGAATTACTGCACTCGTTGATGCCGCAAATTCACAAGCTATGAGCCAAGCCGAGCAAGTTAGGCTATTACAAATTGAAGTTGTGTCATCTGTGGTTAAAGGGTTTGCTAGCTATCAGGGCAACCTGCAAAAGCAACAAATTATTGAAATGCAAATAGAAGCACTTGAACAAAGCATTCAAGTACTGCAGGCGCAAGTAGATGAAGGTGTGGCAAATGAGCTTGATTTAAACCGCACCATGGCGCAACTTAGGCAGCAACAAGCGCTCATTCCGGCGATTGAATATGCTAAGTTTCGTGACTTATCTACGCTGGCGGTATTAAGTGCACAACCAACGCAATTACTGAGTATTGATGATGAGCGCGCTATATTGAGTAAGGCATTTCAAGTGTCATTAGCAAAGCCTAATCAAGCGATTGCACTTAGACCCGATATTAGCCGAGCATTATATGACTTTAGCCAAGCAAATAGTTTAAGTGTGGCAGCCAGTAAAGCCTTATTGCCGGATATCAGCTTAAGTAGTTTTGCAGGCGTGCTAAGTTTAGGCAGTAATGGTTTTAGCGATACCCAGCAGCAATGGCAAGTTGCACCACAAGTACAATGGTCTTTATTAAGTTATCCTGCTTTGTTAGCTCAGCGTGATGCGCAGCAGTTTTTAAGTCAAGCTGCTTATACTGACTATCAACAAGTGGTTTTAAAAGCCATTAACGAGAGTGAACTTTCATTGCAATACTTGGTCAATCAAGCACAGCAATCGCGTTTTGCTGAGCAGCGGTATCAGTTTGCTAATAAAGCATTTTTACAAGCACAAGCAATGTATGAAGAAGGGCAAATTCCTTACTTAGAGTTGTTAGATGCACGTCAGGATGTTTTAATAGCACAAGAAAATGCCGTTGATTCAACTATTTCATCGTTACTTGCTAAGGTAAATGCTTACCAGTCATTTAATGGACGATGGAGTTACGCGTTAAGTAATACTAACTAG
- a CDS encoding multidrug efflux RND transporter permease subunit, with protein sequence MKFSHFFIQRPIFAAMLSLIILIAGGISLFQLPVSEYPEVVPPTVVVTASYPGANPTVIAQTVATPLEQEINGTENMLYMFSQATSDGRMTLTVTFALGTDLDRAQVQVQNRVNSALPRLPQEVQRLGVVAEKSSPDLTMVVHLYSPQNSHDTAYLSNYADLNIKDEIARLPGVGDIQLFGGGKYAMRVWLNPDALAARELTATDVVAALRSQNQQVAAGSLGAQPISNDSQFQILLNVKGRLNSIEEFKQVIIKVGEQGQLTRLSDVARVDLGQDSYSLRAELDNQPALAMPIFQRPGSNAIELSDQVRETMARLSKDFPEGVEYDIVYDPTVFVRGSIDAVIATLLEAIALVVIVVIVFLQTWRASIIPLIAVPVSLIGTFAVMQWLGVSINTLSLFGLVLAIGIVVDDAIVVVENVERNIENGLSPLEATRVAMTEVTGPIIAIALVLCAVFIPTAFITGLSGQFYKQFALTITISTVISAFNSLTLSPALAALLLKSHDAKPDAFTRLLDKLFGRWLFKPFNRLFNRGATGYEKLVQKLIRMSVVVMVAYVALVGGTIKLFDAVPGGFIPQQDKQYLVAIAQLPDAASLDRTEAVVKQMQQIALEVPGVANTVAFPGLSVNGFTNSPNSGIVFTPLAPFAERTDPSMSASAIAAQLNQRFAAIDEAFVAVFPPPPIQGLGTTGGFKLQIEDRANKGFEALFNSLQSVIAAAQKDPALMGLYSSFRIQVPQMDIDIDREQALIQGIALDEVFNSLQIYLGSVYVNDFNMFGRTYQVNAQADAEFRVDPEQILNLKVRNRAGNMVPLGSVLTVTPTIGPDRVMHYNGYPSAELNGSPAPGYSSDQAQTAIENVLAKTLPTGIEYEWTEVTYQQVLAGNTMVYVFPLVVLLVFMVLAAQYESLRLPLAIILIVPMTIFSALLGVWFVGSDNNIFTQIALIVLVALASKNAILMVEFAKDKHDTGLSHLEAMLAACRMRLRPILMTSIAFTAGVIPLVLATGAGAEMRHAMGNAVFSGMIGVTVFGLLFTPVFYMLVVKKQRAEESSND encoded by the coding sequence ATGAAATTTTCACACTTTTTTATCCAGCGACCGATTTTTGCGGCCATGCTGTCGCTGATTATTTTGATTGCAGGTGGCATTTCTTTATTTCAGCTGCCAGTCAGTGAATACCCAGAAGTTGTGCCACCCACCGTGGTAGTAACAGCCAGTTACCCGGGCGCAAACCCAACGGTTATTGCACAAACAGTGGCAACACCGCTTGAACAAGAAATAAACGGTACTGAAAACATGCTATATATGTTTTCACAAGCGACCAGTGACGGGCGCATGACTTTAACCGTAACATTTGCCTTAGGTACGGACTTAGACCGTGCTCAAGTACAGGTGCAAAACCGAGTAAATAGTGCATTACCGAGGTTACCACAAGAGGTACAGCGTTTAGGGGTAGTTGCTGAAAAGTCATCACCCGATTTAACCATGGTGGTGCATTTATATTCACCCCAGAATAGCCATGATACGGCGTATTTATCAAATTATGCCGATTTAAACATTAAAGATGAAATAGCTCGTTTACCTGGCGTGGGTGATATTCAGTTATTTGGTGGTGGTAAATATGCTATGCGTGTGTGGTTAAATCCAGATGCATTAGCAGCACGTGAGCTTACAGCAACCGATGTTGTGGCTGCTTTGCGCTCGCAAAATCAGCAAGTTGCAGCGGGTAGCTTAGGTGCTCAACCAATCTCTAACGATAGCCAATTTCAAATTTTATTAAACGTGAAAGGCCGCCTAAATAGCATTGAAGAATTTAAGCAGGTCATTATTAAAGTCGGTGAGCAAGGGCAACTTACGCGTTTGTCAGATGTGGCGCGTGTTGACTTAGGCCAAGACTCGTACTCACTGCGTGCTGAACTTGATAATCAACCCGCATTGGCAATGCCAATATTTCAACGCCCGGGTTCAAATGCCATTGAGCTTTCAGATCAGGTGCGTGAAACCATGGCACGTTTATCGAAAGACTTTCCTGAAGGTGTTGAATACGACATTGTTTATGATCCAACGGTATTCGTTCGTGGCTCCATTGATGCGGTAATAGCGACATTGCTTGAAGCAATCGCATTGGTTGTTATTGTAGTCATTGTATTTTTACAAACGTGGCGCGCATCTATTATTCCGCTTATAGCTGTGCCAGTTTCACTCATTGGTACTTTTGCTGTAATGCAGTGGCTTGGTGTTTCTATTAATACCTTATCGCTATTTGGTTTAGTACTGGCTATAGGTATTGTGGTTGATGATGCGATTGTAGTGGTCGAAAATGTTGAGCGAAATATAGAAAACGGCTTATCGCCGCTTGAAGCAACACGCGTTGCAATGACAGAGGTAACCGGCCCAATTATTGCCATTGCATTGGTATTGTGTGCGGTATTTATTCCAACGGCCTTTATTACTGGACTTTCTGGGCAGTTTTATAAGCAATTTGCTTTAACCATAACTATTTCAACAGTTATTTCAGCGTTTAACTCACTAACATTGTCACCGGCGCTAGCAGCCTTATTGTTAAAATCGCACGACGCAAAACCAGATGCGTTTACCCGCTTATTAGATAAATTATTTGGTCGCTGGTTATTTAAGCCATTTAACCGACTGTTTAACCGTGGTGCAACAGGGTATGAAAAGCTAGTACAAAAACTTATTCGTATGAGCGTGGTGGTAATGGTTGCCTATGTTGCTTTAGTTGGCGGCACGATTAAGCTGTTTGACGCGGTCCCTGGTGGCTTTATACCACAGCAAGATAAGCAATACTTAGTTGCCATTGCGCAGCTACCAGATGCAGCAAGCTTAGACAGAACTGAAGCGGTAGTAAAACAAATGCAGCAAATAGCGCTCGAGGTACCTGGGGTTGCAAACACCGTGGCGTTTCCTGGCCTATCTGTAAATGGGTTTACTAATAGCCCTAACAGCGGCATTGTGTTTACACCACTGGCGCCTTTTGCAGAGCGTACCGATCCGAGTATGTCGGCTTCGGCTATTGCAGCGCAACTAAACCAACGTTTTGCAGCTATTGATGAAGCGTTTGTGGCTGTATTTCCGCCCCCGCCAATTCAAGGCTTAGGCACTACAGGTGGCTTTAAACTGCAAATTGAAGATAGAGCAAACAAAGGCTTTGAAGCATTATTTAATAGCTTGCAATCAGTGATTGCTGCGGCGCAAAAAGATCCGGCGTTAATGGGGCTGTATTCAAGCTTTAGAATTCAAGTGCCGCAAATGGATATTGATATTGACCGCGAGCAAGCACTTATCCAAGGTATTGCGCTCGATGAAGTATTTAACTCATTGCAGATTTATTTAGGCTCAGTGTATGTAAACGACTTTAATATGTTTGGTCGTACTTACCAAGTAAATGCTCAAGCAGATGCTGAATTTAGGGTAGACCCAGAGCAAATACTAAACCTAAAAGTACGTAATCGTGCAGGTAATATGGTGCCACTAGGCTCAGTGCTTACGGTAACGCCAACTATAGGCCCTGATCGTGTTATGCACTACAACGGTTACCCAAGTGCTGAACTTAACGGCAGCCCAGCGCCAGGTTACAGCTCAGACCAAGCGCAAACAGCGATTGAAAATGTATTGGCGAAAACGCTACCTACTGGTATTGAATATGAGTGGACTGAGGTAACGTATCAGCAAGTACTTGCCGGCAATACTATGGTGTACGTGTTCCCACTGGTGGTATTGCTTGTATTTATGGTACTGGCTGCACAGTATGAAAGCCTACGTTTACCATTGGCCATTATTTTAATTGTACCTATGACTATATTCTCTGCGTTATTAGGGGTGTGGTTTGTAGGCTCAGACAACAATATATTTACCCAAATAGCGTTAATTGTACTGGTGGCACTGGCCTCTAAAAACGCCATTTTAATGGTGGAATTTGCCAAAGATAAACACGACACTGGATTATCGCACCTTGAGGCTATGTTGGCAGCGTGTCGCATGCGTTTACGTCCTATTTTAATGACCTCAATTGCCTTTACTGCGGGTGTTATACCGTTAGTGTTGGCAACCGGCGCAGGGGCTGAAATGCGTCATGCCATGGGTAACGCTGTATTCTCAGGTATGATTGGAGTGACTGTATTTGGGCTATTATTTACGCCAGTGTTTTACATGCTGGTGGTAAAGAAGCAGCGCGCTGAGGAGTCTTCAAATGACTAA
- a CDS encoding efflux RND transporter periplasmic adaptor subunit — translation MNKHLVATALSVALITLTGCAEESTAQSAPAQQYQAIDVAQVLVKPVQSWHTYTTRLESPQKVALMPRVSGIIEQIEFKEGDAVKQGDVLFRLDDRSFAATVASLQAQVKSAQAALEQAKSEASRAVRLTERKAISTEQAQARTSTLRQREAQLAALKAQLKAAELDLEFTSVVSPIDGIISRANITKGNNVLAGQSVLTSIVSNDKMYAYFDVDERTWNNAFDEVTAATKQPVVMQKVGQSDFNYNGHINFIDNQINASTGTLRVRAVFEDRSNELRSGSFARIKLAANAIRETVIIPDRAIGTDLKNRFVLTVGENNVLQYKLVTVGERYGALRAITSGLEQGDVIAVNGPARVGPGMPISPNKVTINTQGVAFTLTANPADLVAKQ, via the coding sequence ATGAACAAACACTTAGTTGCTACAGCCTTATCTGTTGCATTAATTACTCTGACCGGTTGTGCTGAGGAAAGCACAGCGCAATCAGCACCCGCACAACAATACCAAGCTATTGATGTAGCCCAAGTCCTGGTTAAGCCTGTGCAAAGTTGGCATACCTATACAACGCGCTTAGAGTCACCGCAAAAAGTGGCATTAATGCCACGTGTATCAGGCATTATTGAGCAAATTGAATTTAAAGAAGGGGATGCTGTTAAACAAGGTGATGTGTTATTTCGCCTTGATGATCGTTCATTTGCAGCCACGGTAGCTAGTTTACAAGCTCAGGTTAAAAGTGCACAAGCGGCTCTTGAACAAGCAAAAAGCGAAGCATCACGTGCAGTGCGTCTAACTGAGCGTAAAGCCATTTCTACTGAACAAGCGCAAGCACGTACCTCAACGTTACGTCAGCGTGAAGCACAACTTGCTGCACTTAAAGCGCAGCTTAAAGCCGCTGAGCTTGATTTAGAGTTTACCTCTGTGGTTTCACCTATTGATGGAATTATCTCTCGCGCAAACATCACTAAAGGTAACAACGTCCTTGCCGGGCAAAGCGTGCTCACTTCAATTGTGTCTAATGACAAAATGTATGCTTACTTTGATGTCGATGAACGTACTTGGAACAATGCATTTGATGAAGTCACTGCAGCGACTAAACAACCTGTTGTTATGCAAAAAGTAGGGCAGAGTGATTTTAATTACAACGGCCACATCAACTTTATAGATAACCAAATTAATGCTTCTACTGGCACATTACGTGTACGAGCGGTATTTGAAGATCGTAGTAACGAGTTACGCTCAGGCTCTTTTGCACGGATTAAATTGGCTGCCAATGCAATACGCGAAACCGTCATTATTCCAGATAGAGCTATTGGTACTGATTTAAAAAATCGTTTTGTTCTTACTGTGGGCGAAAATAATGTACTGCAATATAAATTGGTTACTGTAGGTGAGCGCTATGGCGCATTACGTGCTATTACCTCTGGCCTTGAACAGGGTGATGTGATTGCCGTAAATGGCCCCGCTCGCGTAGGACCTGGCATGCCAATATCACCAAATAAAGTGACAATTAATACCCAAGGTGTGGCATTTACACTCACTGCTAACCCTGCCGATTTAGTTGCTAAGCAATAA
- a CDS encoding LysR family transcriptional regulator encodes MDTTSRLLMLLEVVEQGSFAKAAEIRNIDRSVISKQISRLEDELGVRLLNRTTRSFSLTAAGAEMIKKADELRSLLGDTLRMAENYHLEPRGVLKITSSTLIGRRYLQPVINDFQKRFPQVEVELRLDDRLVDIVSEGFDLAFRVGEPKDSSLIARKIARNRLLLLASPAFIETYGMPTNITDLAQLPAASYASSSLRVDGVSYYNHLGEQCEQKIKSVFRANDAEALLMKTLSGTTYFLAPAFILDKELIDGQLVPLLTDLKLMEHSAMYAVYPHRDLPVRTRLFFDAVREYIGKDKPIWENSIPDFDQMY; translated from the coding sequence ATGGATACAACAAGCCGACTCTTAATGCTGCTTGAAGTGGTTGAGCAGGGATCATTTGCTAAAGCTGCTGAAATACGCAACATTGATCGTTCCGTGATCTCTAAACAAATCAGTCGTTTAGAAGATGAGCTAGGGGTAAGGCTATTAAATCGAACCACCCGTTCGTTTTCACTTACCGCAGCAGGCGCTGAAATGATAAAAAAAGCGGACGAGTTGCGAAGCCTACTCGGCGATACCCTGCGTATGGCAGAGAATTATCACTTAGAACCTCGTGGCGTATTAAAAATTACCTCATCGACTTTAATTGGTCGGCGTTATTTACAACCAGTGATCAATGATTTCCAAAAGCGCTTTCCGCAAGTGGAAGTAGAACTTCGTTTAGATGATCGGCTTGTCGATATTGTCTCAGAAGGATTTGATTTGGCATTTAGAGTGGGAGAGCCAAAAGACTCCTCTTTAATTGCTCGAAAAATTGCGCGTAATCGTTTATTGCTTTTAGCTTCACCTGCATTTATTGAAACCTATGGTATGCCAACAAACATAACTGATTTGGCACAATTACCCGCCGCTAGTTACGCAAGCAGTTCCCTGCGTGTTGATGGGGTAAGTTACTACAACCACCTTGGTGAACAATGTGAACAAAAAATTAAAAGTGTATTTAGAGCCAATGATGCCGAAGCACTATTAATGAAAACACTCTCAGGGACCACTTACTTTTTAGCCCCCGCGTTCATCTTAGATAAAGAACTGATTGATGGACAACTGGTGCCTTTATTAACGGATCTTAAATTAATGGAGCACAGTGCCATGTATGCGGTATACCCACATCGTGATTTACCGGTAAGAACGCGGTTATTTTTTGATGCCGTGCGCGAGTATATTGGTAAAGATAAACCAATTTGGGAAAACAGTATTCCTGACTTTGATCAAATGTATTAA
- a CDS encoding GGDEF domain-containing protein, with amino-acid sequence MDIAALNSTKTLRKHVLKWMCICFGFLSLVFAGFNLSVNNLHLVGGLEIAFSLLCLYIFKHSQKHYPKSWHAITMCLTISLIVLCGTYLAPLENGLFLWTFILPILYYLLLGRRYGLFLSAALLGLQLLVLSQKLPYSSFAAINLGLNLLFVYISLWAISHVFEGNRADFSKRLKNLALLDPLTGAGNRLSMNHYFEVELRDKSQLYLFLLDLDYFKQINDQYGHEVGDKVLVELATLLRVTFAKGYVFRVGGEEFSLMSNFDSPQAALAMAEKLRLAIQNKQIVANGETIKLTASVGVVQYQHQSLSELIDLADKQLYKAKETGRNEVCTDILALA; translated from the coding sequence ATGGATATAGCTGCACTTAATAGTACAAAAACACTACGCAAGCACGTTCTTAAGTGGATGTGCATTTGCTTTGGTTTTTTGTCGTTGGTGTTTGCCGGTTTTAATTTATCGGTAAATAATTTACACCTTGTTGGTGGCCTCGAAATTGCCTTTTCCTTGTTATGTTTGTATATCTTTAAGCACTCACAAAAGCATTATCCAAAAAGCTGGCATGCCATTACCATGTGCTTAACTATCTCTCTAATTGTGTTATGCGGCACTTACTTAGCCCCCCTTGAAAACGGCCTGTTTTTATGGACATTTATTTTACCTATTCTTTATTACTTGCTACTTGGCAGGCGTTACGGGTTATTTTTGTCTGCGGCATTACTTGGTCTACAGCTGCTGGTATTATCTCAAAAACTGCCATATTCATCGTTTGCAGCTATTAACCTAGGGCTTAATTTATTATTTGTATACATAAGCTTATGGGCCATTTCGCATGTTTTTGAAGGTAACAGAGCTGACTTTTCAAAACGTTTGAAAAACTTAGCCTTACTTGATCCTCTGACCGGTGCTGGTAATCGTTTATCAATGAATCACTATTTTGAAGTAGAGCTCAGAGATAAGTCGCAACTCTACTTGTTTTTACTTGATTTAGACTACTTTAAACAAATCAATGATCAGTATGGGCACGAGGTTGGTGATAAAGTATTGGTTGAGCTAGCAACACTACTTCGCGTCACTTTTGCTAAAGGATATGTGTTTAGAGTGGGGGGTGAAGAGTTTTCACTAATGAGCAACTTTGATAGCCCGCAAGCAGCTTTGGCTATGGCTGAAAAATTAAGACTCGCAATACAAAACAAGCAAATCGTCGCCAATGGTGAAACCATTAAATTAACTGCCAGTGTAGGTGTTGTGCAATACCAACATCAGAGCCTTAGCGAATTAATAGACTTGGCTGATAAACAACTTTATAAAGCCAAAGAAACTGGCCGTAACGAGGTCTGTACTGATATTTTAGCGCTGGCTTAA